The genomic stretch ATGGCAACGCCTCCAGATGTGCCTCTGGAGGCTGATGGAGAAGCCGGAGTCCTCACTGCCTGCGCACGTAATCGCAATAGTTTCTTTCATCTTCATCCTGGTCTCCTCCGTGGTGATGTGTGTGGGGACCATCCCCGACCTGCAGGTGGAGGACTCAGAGGGTAACCTCACAGAGAACCCAACTCTGGAGATCATCGAGACGGTGTGCATCGGTTGGTTCACCATTGAATACATCCTGCGTCTAATCTCCTccccaaataaaacaaaatttgtCCTGGGTTTCATGAACATTATCGACTTCATGGCGATCATGCCCTTCTTCGTGGTGCTGATTCTGACCTCCTTCGGCACAGGAGTGATGGAGCTGGCTAATGTGCAGCAGGCGGTGCAGGCTTTACGCATAATGCGCATTGCACGCATTTTTAAGCTGGCACGACATTCCTCTGGACTCCAGACCCTCACATCTGCCCTGAAGAGCAGCTTCAAAGAGCTCGGGCTGCTCCTCATGTATATGGGCGTGGGGGTCTTCCTTTTCTCCGCATTGGGTTACACCATGGAGCAGAACCACCCGGAAACCTTGTTCACCAGCATCCCACAGTCGTTCTGGTGGGCTGTGATCACCATGACCACAGTGGGCTATGGAGACGTATACCCCAAGACCACGTTAGGTCGGTGTAACGCTGCAATAAGCTTTTTGTGTGGGGTGATCGCCATAGCGCTGCCCATACACCCCATCATCAACAATTTTGTCTTGTTCTACAACAAGCAACAGGTGCTGGAGACGGCTGCCAAGCATGAGATTGAACTGATGGCGCTGCGCTCCGGCGATGGCGAGCAGGAGGCTTCACCCGGCGCCCATAAACATGTGTGCGGTGCAGGGGTCTGGGACACCGCCATGCGCTCCTGTCACAGCGACACATTCATACCCTTACTGAAGGATCCCAGGGGGGGGCCAGGGATCCAGACCCCCAGCATGGACACAAGCTTTGAAAGCACAGCCGAGACCACTGATTATTTCATCTCATAAACCCCCCAAAGGCTCTGCTTCACCTGAGAAGactgcaacaaaaagaaaaaaaacacatcaaattaattacaaattttTGACTTATTTAAACATAACCCGAACAATTTAGGGTTAACAATACCACGATGATTGGAGACATAATTGTAAATAGCCTCGTAGAAATATTAGGACCGCAGTGACGCTCTCCAAGGACCATTAATGCATTTGAAGAATCGCGCCTTTTAAAGTGACATATGTGTGAGATATAGACTTGATGAGCTTTGTCTTTGCGCAGTGACTCCCTGTAGGTCTGAGGGCTTCTCTTTGAACAGCCAGTACACCGATTCCCCCATGTAGGCTTCTTATGTAACCCCGCTGTCCCCAATCCTCATACTCAAACAGTAGATTGCACTGTAGCTCATTCCCCTGTACAGATGAAGGTCTATTTATcacaattaatgtttttttaataatacaaattggCAGCTCCTTCaggcaaaaaagacaaatcatcCCATGGTAGGTTTATGAAAGATGTAAAGGCATGACAACAAAACGGAGGTAAACCTGTTGTTATTTAATAGTGATGGAAACTTATAATGACATACATTTCAACGAGGTCACTACAAAGACACACGATACACTAGAGAAGCAGTTTAATGTCTGTTTCTGCTGGTGAGCTTCAATAATTTCTGTAACTGACACTATGATTGTGAGTTAATATatgtgatatacagtaaaacTACTGTGCAGGACTGGTATAAGCAGTGACCACAGGTGGCCACAGGTCCAGATATGATCATGTAATCAACACCAGGACCTCAGAAGTTTCCTTGGCTGCAGGACTTGCTCAATGGGTTTGAATTTAGCAGCAGATGTCACCACTCTGCTCTACCCTGGAGGTCGTATGGAATAACTTGATCACCGAGTTATGAGCGAAGAGAAGGAGCAACAGGCTGGaggttaaacaaaaataatcccAACGGCTGAATTATTAAactttgaaattgtttttttttttttagaatgcaGGCTAACCTGAAAATCTGAGTGGATAAGAAGGATTTCTGAtgagaatataaataaatcatacGAATATGTGgaggactttttttcattaattcatCAAAATGGCATCCAGGCCAGCAGGTTATCAACATAAATAGAAGGTTTAAGATTATCAATAGGGAGTGTCTGCCAATGAAATGTGTCTAAATGCATCATTGCTCTTTATATGAAACTTGAAAGGATGATGCATTGTATACTGTTTGTCAAAATGCACATAAATTGGCATAACGGGCACTACATATAAATGTTAAGGTTTCACAGTTTGAAAGGTCTCAACTCCTACACCATTAGTCAAAGTGACATAAAACTTGCTGCACAAATAGAACAATCCTTAGGAACTACCTGAGTTTGACATATTTAATTCAAAAGGTATATCTTAGATGTCAGTGGTTGCCACCTGCAGGGATGATTTATGTCAAGACTGTGTTCCTTGGCCCAGTCTTACTTTGTTACACTTAATGAAATGAGGAGaatgtcttaaatgtaaatacatgcCACGCTGTGCACATGGTTTCCCCACCAAAAACAGGGcatatgaagaagaagaaaaagaagaagaagaagaaaagacattATTAACAGCAGGAAGTCCAGAAGTGGTTTGGTCAAGTTTGCCATTGTGCCACTGCACTACCACTTGGAGTGGCAGCAGCAGGACATTTCTACTGTCTATCCATTCCTTTCaacttattatttgtttttctgttactttaagctaattattttaactatttatcCATTAGGCTAGCTATAtaactatttgttttttcaatacatttagCTAATTATTTCAACTGTCTGAAATGGTTGCAATAGTGAGCTAAAATTACTAGTAATATTAAGTAATAATGGATAAATGGCTGAAATAGTTAAACTATACTATTAGTTTGAAAGTCTTTTTGGAAAGACAGTTAAGGGCCTTTCAGATTGACGGAACCACTGCGCTCTGAAACCCATTTTTCCATTGGTCTGCGCCTCGCCACGGCAGCGTTTCACTGCGTCGAGCAAAACACTCAAAGTTCAACCTGGTTCacaatattttatgtttgaCATAAAAATGCAGATTGTGTGTTAGTTTaggtatgttaaaaaatgtcattgttagGCCTGATTGGGGAACTGAaagtaaaagtcaaaaaggtAAAACTTGAAGCACTGTGTCACATTTTAATGGATGAAGGAGAGTGATACATCTTACTGCTGCCGTACTGACAAAGTGCCTGCATCAGTCATTGGGACAAGATGACAGTATGGTTGATTAGTAACAGGGAACTGATTCGGTATGAGCTACCTCTTCAGTGATGTTTTCCACTGAGCTCCAGTCTTACTGATACAGCCTGAAAGAATGATCATGAAGGAGGTCAGGCAGGACGCTGCCACATGCCCTGTAGAGTACATGACTCTGCTATCTCTCCTGGCCAGCAGCACATTCAAACATGTCAAAGCCTGGGAGAAAGACCCTTTGTACATGGTGACAGGTGGAGCTGGAATGGCAAAGACGGGCATTGTGTAACGGAACAATGTTCCTCCAGCAGACATGCACATGCAAATACACGTGCAACTTCAGGttcaaatttagattttcaaGCACACGCTGGCGTGTTCTTTACCCATATTCCCTCGGCCGTGTGGGATGTACTCTGGAGTTACCCTGCTGTGATCTGCTGTCACCAGTTTTTACACCCACATGTTGGTCATTTGTGTCATTCATGAAGAGGGGTGCTCATTATGTCTCAAAAATAGTAAAACCTTTTTCAGGCTTTTAGTCATTAAATCCCGAGACAGGGCTTTCAATAAAGATGGGTCtaattttttaacaattctgaaaatatgttggacaaaaaaataaaacgatGTCTGATGCATGTCTATGTGCAACACAGATTTCTCTAAATCATCTTAATGGACTAAAAGGGTCACAATctgcgtacgtgtgtgtttaAGAAAAGTTCTTGAAATTGTCCAACTAGTGATTAAATTACTTTCTGATGATGTTTACACTATCTTTTATTCCACAACTAAGCCAAGATGCAATGAGGGTGGagaataataattaaaaggCAATGCATAGCACGCTATGTTTGTTTCAATTTCACACTTTAATGTTTCATTAAGTCTTGAATCATGGATCGTGCTTGAAGGATGCTATAAATAAAGATGGCATAACAATCTGCCTGAACCTAAAGACACTTTGTACAACACCGTACAGTAAACTAACCAGCAGTATCACTTCATATCTACTTAGAAACATGGGTGCCATTAGAAGTGTTAGGTAGTCAAAGGAATAAACTCACGTGTCCCATCCAGCTGACTCCCAGCGCAGATTGTTTTCTGGTGATGTACTGTCATATTGGTATTAAGTTACACGCAACCATTTAGATGAGAGCATGAACACACAGGGACCCTACTTGCCTCTCCCTGCTCCCCTCTCCGTCGACCTTTAGGACAGGGATCTTCTTCTACTCATGTCTAAAAATAGGAGAATCCTAGTACGTAACAAATGGTACAGACAAATGGAAGTTCAGTACAAACTCAAGCTGTTGTGCATGCATGACCCTAAACAGATGTTACTGTCAAAAAGTGGCTGCAATGGGAAAATTCAAATTCCCCTGGCGTCGGGGAGTTTCAGTCACAAAGTGGGATATTCCTATCAAGCAAAGTTGTAGACTGACATTTAAAccaaaaaaggctttaaaacaCATCATGGCCACAACGTTGGTCTCAAGACTAAACAAAAAGCAGATAATGTCTCCCCTTATACGGTACAATTGGGATATTTTAATGGATTTGTATTCTGCAGAAGATGGtcaaacacattcatttgaATAAGAATTTGTGTGCATAATGTTAGGGCTTGCCAGCCCACCCCTCCCAGCACTGTGTCTGTTTGAAAGATATtagcagcagcaggagagggTAATTCCTCTGATGTCAGATGAAGAGGAAAATTATgtttcaggaggaaattagtttcttttttctttcagtagGAATGTTTAAAACGCTGCTAAGGTGCACCCTGGAGCCCTTTGATTGAAGCAGGAAGCAACATAAAATTGCATGACAATACTTCCACATGACCTACAGCCAAATAGCAAAAAATGATGGTAGAACCCACGCCACCTGCCTGCAAAAATGATTTCCATATCATAATAAGTGTTTTCTTGCAAGATCATAACGTCTGCACCAGGTTCATAAAACCTGCAGAATATGAAacaattttatttgaaaaaaatatagcTTGTGCCAAGACAGTGTACTCTTTCAAAATTCAGTGCCTACTATGTCAAAACCTTTCAAGATGTCAACATGAAGTGTTAGagtaaacaaagaaatcaaTACAGATGTGCCTCTGCAACCTAAAAACTGACCAGTGAGGATGAAGTGCAGCCTTCTGCTGGTTGCTGTTACATTACCCTGGACTTCATAAatggaaaggaaaataaatc from Etheostoma cragini isolate CJK2018 chromosome 18, CSU_Ecrag_1.0, whole genome shotgun sequence encodes the following:
- the LOC117961739 gene encoding potassium voltage-gated channel subfamily F member 1-like, which produces MWGIQRTRYADCNGSEASEETEVVVNIGGVKQVLFGDVLNRYPDTRLAELVDCSLKTSEEISLLCDDYDPDTGEFYFDRDPEAFKCIIELYCYGEIHMKRGICPICFMKEMEFWKIDSDFLDECCKCHLQEVEDELAEIAEKVKTILVDRDGDPSAAGWQRLQMCLWRLMEKPESSLPAHVIAIVSFIFILVSSVVMCVGTIPDLQVEDSEGNLTENPTLEIIETVCIGWFTIEYILRLISSPNKTKFVLGFMNIIDFMAIMPFFVVLILTSFGTGVMELANVQQAVQALRIMRIARIFKLARHSSGLQTLTSALKSSFKELGLLLMYMGVGVFLFSALGYTMEQNHPETLFTSIPQSFWWAVITMTTVGYGDVYPKTTLGRCNAAISFLCGVIAIALPIHPIINNFVLFYNKQQVLETAAKHEIELMALRSGDGEQEASPGAHKHVCGAGVWDTAMRSCHSDTFIPLLKDPRGGPGIQTPSMDTSFESTAETTDYFIS